In Uranotaenia lowii strain MFRU-FL chromosome 2, ASM2978415v1, whole genome shotgun sequence, one genomic interval encodes:
- the LOC129741916 gene encoding uncharacterized protein LOC129741916, whose translation MSKSTLKALLKRERQLYVIFDGTDRFIQTYQIDSDRCQLSSRLHVIDTVYSEFFEIRSKIELLLDEADEKEQKDADSEVKGEIAKQREEENDKVLQQFDDRYFAIRGDLLRLQGDKDALGVNTTSNSQSQSASGNTSRVKLPEIRLPSFSGKMREWITFRDSFRSLIHDNEHLTSMDKFTYLRSSLQGDALKEINNIELSEANYDVAWKTLQVRYENKKLIVKAHLDALFALEPLKKENYDGLNFLISEFEKNLMMLQKIGEPTESWSTILVYMLCSRLDSATLRQWETHYGSKEVPTYDELLLFLQGHCSVLQSITSARNPPSEARQTRSTVCNTTIRSVSRCPFCADPWHSPFQCGKFQRMKVPERMDAAIRNKLCRNCLMPGHFYRNCERGSCHHCQQKHHSMLHSRSSVPQPQFSAQYRQQSQTRSAQQIPFQPQPQPMNQQQKHNSRPVQHAHTTTQHAQTHSHNTNTNPDNAQATTSQNYVALPFTPSRNILLSTAMIRVKDRFGNTLLARALLDSCSQHCLMTREFSRRLKFHETPTFLSVQGIGSSQMVSTKLVSAEVGSRSPRISQFKEWMQFFVLPRLTVDLPTAAFDPSILTLPSSACLADPGFYESGPIDVIIGAEFYMDLLSDGRMKPLENGPTLQNTVFGWIVSGRLPNNQNSVSQSEVYVCSVGDIQDQLTRFWELETCHVRSVQSIEESACEEIFKNTTVRDESGRFVVTLPKKEGFLNRIGDSKVIATKRFLSLEKRLSMDSELKRLYSEFIHEYQSLGHMSEVIVSSCQLNEVCYYLPHHAVLKPESTTTKLRVVFDASCKSSTGVSLNDALMVGPVVQDELIDIVLRFRLCQFAIVADIAKMYRMIQVQKSDQKLQRILWRDSTDQPLRTYELLTVTYGTASAPYLATKCLQVLADQGSKTHPLASKILSRCFYVDDMLAGVDSIEEGVQLVKEMSELMDSAGMSLRKYVSNSSEILLEIPENLRDERSVLELDSSSSPVKTLGLLWEPESDVFRFSTPSWKSSAPITKRSILSDVSKLFDPLGLVGPVIIQAKIFVQELWKLQCGWDDELTEDLKSAWDEYRRNLIGLDNVSVPRWVGVSKNVSSLQIHGFCDASEKAYGACIYVRTVSESGETVVQLMTSKSRVAPLENLQKKKKRQSIPRLELSSALLLAHLFEKLVKGTELSSFKSFFWTDSMIVKCWLASSPSRWTNFVANRVSEIQHITRSGVWSHVAGTENPADIISRGMTPAQLQYQSLWFHGPSWLRLEESHWPQPQQVCPEIPSSMLEERGAVTAVADSLTTNEIFELRASLVDSIRLTAYFLRFRFNAQKCNNSNRKVGYLSASELEEALQCLVRLSQKESFPKEYTDLSNNRQISASSKLLSLNPRMINGIICVGGRLENAAISETRKHPFILDYKHPLTRSVMSYYHQKLFHAGQQLLIATVRQKFWPIHAGSLARSVIHNCVRCFRARPKIQEQLMADLPPERVTQNPVFQRVGVDYCGPFLVTYPQRRCRPVKSSVRQAWPALSRAAQAEDLVHGHRTVEYTTKGGTEASEASAEAHWPPHQVTRLLINARHRVQSHIGVIAEYQRSYEFTNSTAVN comes from the exons ATGTCTAAAAGTACGCTGAAGGCTTTGCTAAAACGTGAACGGCAGTTATATGTCATTTTTGATGGTACGGATAGATTCATCCAAACCTATCAGATTGATAGTGATCGGTGTCAATTAAGTTCGAGATTGCATGTGATTGATACTGTGTACAGTGAGTTTTTTGAAATACGGAGCAAAATTGAACTTTTGCTGGATGAAGCGGATGAGAAAGAACAGAAAGATGCTGACAGCGAAGTCAAAGGAGAGATTGCCAAGCAACGTGAAGAGGAAAACGACAAGGTTCTACAGCAATTCGATGACCGATACTTCGCCATCCGAGGTGACCTCCTTAGACTCCAAGGTGATAAGGATGCCTTAGGTGTGAACACAACCAGCAACAGTCAGAGTCAGTCTGCGTCAGGGAATACTTCAAGAGTAAAGCTGCCAGAGATACGTTTGCCGTCCTTCAGTGGAAAAATGAGAGAGTGGATTACATTCCGGGATTCCTTTCGAAGCCTTATCCATGACAACGAGCATCTGACGTCAATGGATAAGTTTACATACCTTCGTTCCTCTCTACAGGGTGATGCACTTAAGGAAATCAACAACATTGAGCTTTCAGAGGCAAACTACGACGTCGCCTGGAAAACTTTGCAAGTTCGttatgaaaataagaagctGATTGTGAAGGCTCATCTCGACGCTCTTTTcgccctcgaaccgcttaaaAAGGAGAATTATGACGGTCTGAACTTCCTCATCAGCGAGTTTGAGAAAAACTTGATGATGTTACAGAAAATCGGAGAGCCAACGGAGTCTTGGAGCACAATATTAGTCTACATGTTGTGTTCTAGACTAGATTCTGCAACATTGCGCCAATGGGAGACGCATTACGGGTCTAAGGAGGTCCCAACGTACGATGAGCTGCTTCTGTTCTTGCAAGGTCACTGCTCTGTTCTCCAATCAATCACCTCTGCAAGAAATCCACCATCCGAAGCCCGTCAGACGAGATCAACAGTTTGTAATACAACCATCAGATCAGTTTCACGTTGTCCGTTCTGTGCAGATCCATGGCACTCACCGTTCCAGTGTGGCAAATTTCAACGGATGAAGGTTCCCGAGCGAATGGATGCTGCCATTCGAAACAAGTTGTGTCGGAATTGTTTGATGCCAGGCCACTTCTACCGAAATTGTGAACGAGGTTCTTGCCATCATTGTCAGCAGAAGCACCACAGTATGTTACATTCTAGATCCTCCGTTCCACAGCCGCAGTTTTCGGCACAATACCGACAGCAGAGTCAAACGCGTTCGGCGCAACAAATACCGTTTCAACCGCAACCGCAGCCAATGAATCAACAGCAAAAACACAACTCAAGACCAGTACAGCATGCGCACACCACTACACAGCATGCACAAACCCACTcacacaacacaaacacaaatccAGACAACGCACAAGCCACCACAAGTCAGAATTACGTAGCACTTCCGTTTACACCGTCTCGTAATATTTTACTGTCCACGGCGATGATACGAGTCAAGGATCGTTTTGGAAATACACTTCTGGCACGTGCGCTGCTAGATTCGTGTTCTCAGCATTGTTTAATGACACGTGAATTCTCTCGACGACTTAAGTTCCATGaaaccccaacgtttttgtcGGTGCAAGGCATCGGCTCGTCTCAAATGGTTTCAACGAAGTTAGTTTCCGCAGAAGTTGGTTCCAGATCCCCCAGAATTTCTCAGTTTAAAGAATGGATGCAATTTTTTGTACTGCCAAGGTTAACAGTTGATCTGCCTACTGCTGCTTTTGATCCTTCGATCCTTACGCTGCCGAGTTCGGCCTGTTTAGCAGATCCTGGGTTTTATGAGTCTGGTCCAATTGATGTTATTATTGGAGCCGAATTTTATATGGATTTATTGTCAGATGGAAGAATGAAGCCGTTAGAGAACGGACCCACATTACAGAATACAGTTTTTGGATGGATTGTGTCTGGTAGATTACCCAATAATCAAAATTCAGTTTCTCAGTCAGAAGTTTATGTTTGTTCAGTCGGTGATATTCAAGATCAGCTTACACGTTTTTGGGAGCTCGAAACATGTCATGTTCGCAGCGTTCAGTCGATTGAAGAGTCAGCTTGTGAAGAGATTTTTAAGAATACTACTGTCAGAGATGAGTCAGGAAGGTTTGTTGTAACTTTGCCTAAAAAAGAAGGTTTTTTGAATCGGATTGGAGATTCTAAAGTTATCGCCACGAAACGGTTTTTGAGTTTGGAGAAACGATTGTCAATGGATTCTGAGCTGAAAAGGTTGTATTCTGAATTTATTCATGAATATCAGAGTCTTGGTCATATGTCAGAAGTTATCGTCAGCTCATGTCAGTTAAATGAAGTTTGCTACTATTTGCCGCATCACGCTGTTCTTAAGCCCGAAAGCACCACGACAAAGTTACGGGTGGTTTTCGACGCTTCCTGTAAGTCGTCGACAGGAGTTTCTTTAAATGATGCGCTTATGGTTGGCCCGGTTGTACAAGATGAGCTGATCGATATTGTATTGCGATTCAGATTGTGTCAGTTTGCGATTGTGGCAGATATTGCCAAAATGTACCGTATGATCCAAGTTCAGAAATCAGACCAAAAATTGCAGAGAATTCTTTGGCGAGACTCCACCGATCAACCCCTTCGCACTTACGAGTTGTTAACAGTAACTTACGGAACAGCGTCAGCGCCTTACTTGGCAACAAAGTGTTTGCAAGTCCTAGCCGATCAGGGTTCTAAAACTCATCCCTTAGCGTCGAAGATTTTGAGTCGTTGTTTCTACGTCGATGATATGCTTGCTGGAGTTGACAGTATCGAAGAAGGTGTACAGTTAGTCAAAGAAATGTCAGAGTTAATGGACTCAGCAGGTATGTCTTTGCGAAAATACGTTTCGAACAGCTCAGAAATACTCTTAGAAATCCCTGAAAATCTTCGAGATGAACGTTCGGTTTTGGAGCTTGATTCATCAAGCTCACCGGTGAAAACTTTGGGATTGTTATGGGAACCAGAGTCAGATGTTTTTCGGTTTAGTACCCCTAGTTGGAAGAGTTCAGCACCCATTACGaaaaggtcaattttgtcagatgTTTCCAAGTTATTTGATCCATTGGGATTAGTCGGTCCTGTGATTATTCAGGCAAAAATTTTCGTCCAAGAACTTTGGAAACTTCAATGCGGATGGGATGATGAGCTTACCGAAGATTTAAAGAGCGCTTGGGATGAATACAGAAGAAATTTGATTGGGTTAGATAATGTGTCAGTACCACGATGGGTGGGTGTCAGTAAAAATGTCAGTTCATTACAAATACATGGATTTTGTGATGCGTCAGAGAAGGCCTATGGGGCCTGTATTTATGTCAGAACTGTGTCAGAATCGGGTGAAACTGTTGTTCAATTGATGACCTCAAAATCACGAGTCGCTCCTTTAGAGAATCTCCAGAAAAAGAAGAAACGTCAGTCAATTCCAAGGTTGGAGTTGTCGTCTGCATTACTGCTTGCTCACCTGTTTGAGAAGCTCGTGAAAGGCACGGAGCTGTCTTCTTTCAAATCGTTTTTCTGGACAGACTCGATGATAGTCAAATGTTGGCTTGCATCTTCACCGTCAAGATGGACTAATTTTGTGGCAAATCGGGTGTCCGAAATCCAGCATATTACACGGTCGGGCGTGTGGAGTCATGTCGCAGGCACAGAAAACCCAGCGGATATCATATCGCGAGGAATGACCCCCGCTCAGTTACAGTATCAGTCTCTTTGGTTTCATGGTCCCAGTTGGTTACGATTGGAGGAATCGCATTGGCCTCAACCTCAACAagtttgcccagaaatacccaGTTCCATGCTCGAAGAGAGAGGAGCTGTCACTGCCGTCGCTGATTCTTTGACAACCAATGAGATATTTGAATTGAGAGCCTCACTTGTAGATTCAATTCGGTTGACCGCGTACTTTTTGCGATTTCGCTTCAATGCGCAAAAGTGCAACAACAGTAACAGAAAAGTCGGATATTTGTCAGCTTCAGAGTTAGAAGAAGCCCTTCAGTGCTTAGTCAGATTGTCCCAAAAAGAAAGTTTTCCGAAAGAATATACAGATTTGTCGAATAACCGTCAGATTTCAGCCAGTTCAAAGTTGCTGTCTCTCAATCCACGCATGATAAATGGAATAATTTGTGTCGGTGGTCGATTAGAGAATGCAGCAATCTCTGAAACTAGGAAACATCCGTTTATCTTAGACTACAAACATCCGCTTACCAGATCAGTCATGTCTTATTACCATCAGAAGTTGTTTCACGCTGGACAGCAGCTTTTGATCGCAACAGTTCGTCAGAAGTTTTGGCCAATTCATGCAGGCAGTTTGGCTCGGTCAGTAATCCATAATTGCGTACGTTGTTTTCGTGCTAGACCCAAAATTCAAGAGCAGCTTATGGCTGATTTACCCCCGGAAAGAGTGACACAAAACCCAGTATTTCAACGTGTGGGAGTAGATTACTGCGGCCCATTCCTTGTCACTTACCCCCAACGTCGATGTCGCCCGGTGAAG AGCAGCGTCCGGCAGGCCTGGCCAGCATTGTCACGCGCAGCTCAGGCAGAAGACCTCGTACATGGACATCGAACTGTTGAATACACCACCAAGGGAGGAACGGAAGCGTCTGAGGCGTCCGCGGAGGCCCACTGGCCTCCGCACCAG GTCACCCGTTTACTGATCAACGCACGTCATCGAGTCCAATCACACATCGGTGTTATCGCGGAATATCAACGCAGTTATGAATTCACCAACAGTACAGCAGTCAACTGA